The Hahella sp. HNIBRBA332 genome window below encodes:
- a CDS encoding methyl-accepting chemotaxis protein, with translation MGWFNNLKVSVKLIGSFLLMLALMTVVGYLGISNMGKINESDTKMYQRDTLGISHVKEANIQLLNQSRALRNLMLASTMEEREAFMRAVQEFDSAMQTELSISKSIAETEESKRLYKDLDRAYQEFTPLRDRLLNIVRQESLMSNRESVDFAMTTLRPKADALDSLMTELVKVIEKNAESTSKSNDELYATSKAVMMAVIGVAAVLGLLLGFIISRAISRPLGHAADVAYRLSEGDLNVSVNVDSRDETGQVLAAMSQMVEKFTDIISDVRSSADNLSSASEEVSSTAQSLSQAASEQAASVEETTASMEQMNASISQNTENAQVTEDIATKSSQEAQEGGQAVQATVTAMRDIAGKIKIIDDIAYQTNLLALNAAIEAARAGEHGKGFAVVAAEVRKLAERSQTAAQEISNLADNSVDRAERAGTLLDELVPSIVKTASLVQEIAAASSEQASGVAQVNTAMTQVSQVTQSNASSSEELAATAEELSSQAQQLQHIMAFFKLGDSSPRSAARAVVPRETAPKKTAKVKPLRVVNKPAAEAPEPDEAHFIRF, from the coding sequence ATGGGTTGGTTTAATAATCTGAAAGTCTCCGTAAAGCTGATAGGCTCATTTCTACTAATGCTCGCGTTGATGACGGTGGTGGGGTATCTCGGAATCTCCAACATGGGAAAAATCAACGAGTCCGACACCAAAATGTATCAACGTGACACATTGGGAATCTCTCACGTCAAGGAAGCCAATATCCAGCTTCTTAACCAAAGCCGCGCTTTGCGCAACCTGATGCTGGCCAGCACCATGGAGGAACGCGAAGCCTTCATGCGCGCAGTGCAGGAGTTCGACTCCGCCATGCAAACGGAGTTGAGTATCTCCAAAAGCATTGCTGAAACGGAAGAATCGAAACGTTTGTATAAAGACCTCGACCGCGCGTATCAGGAATTCACTCCGTTGCGGGACCGTCTGTTGAACATCGTCAGACAGGAAAGCCTTATGTCCAATCGCGAATCTGTTGATTTCGCCATGACGACATTGCGCCCCAAAGCAGATGCCCTGGATAGCCTGATGACTGAGCTGGTGAAGGTGATTGAAAAAAATGCGGAGTCCACTTCCAAATCCAACGATGAGCTCTACGCCACCAGCAAAGCGGTAATGATGGCGGTCATCGGCGTCGCCGCGGTATTGGGGCTGCTGTTGGGCTTTATTATCTCTCGCGCCATCTCACGTCCTCTCGGTCACGCGGCGGATGTGGCTTATCGTTTATCTGAAGGCGATTTAAACGTAAGCGTCAATGTCGACAGCCGGGATGAAACCGGGCAGGTCCTGGCGGCCATGTCGCAAATGGTGGAGAAATTCACCGACATCATCAGCGATGTGCGCAGCTCCGCAGATAATTTGTCCTCCGCCAGTGAAGAAGTCAGCTCCACGGCGCAATCACTGTCCCAGGCCGCCAGCGAACAGGCGGCCAGCGTTGAGGAAACAACGGCGTCCATGGAGCAGATGAACGCCAGCATTTCGCAGAATACCGAAAACGCGCAAGTCACCGAGGACATCGCCACCAAGTCCTCCCAGGAAGCGCAGGAAGGCGGACAGGCGGTGCAGGCGACAGTCACCGCCATGCGCGACATCGCCGGCAAAATCAAAATTATTGACGACATCGCTTATCAGACCAACTTGCTGGCCTTGAACGCCGCCATTGAAGCGGCGCGGGCGGGAGAACACGGCAAAGGCTTCGCCGTAGTAGCGGCGGAAGTGCGCAAGCTGGCGGAACGCAGCCAGACCGCCGCGCAGGAAATCAGCAATCTGGCCGACAATAGCGTTGACCGCGCAGAGCGGGCGGGCACTTTGCTGGATGAGTTGGTTCCTTCCATTGTGAAAACCGCCAGTCTGGTGCAGGAGATCGCCGCCGCCAGTTCCGAACAGGCCAGCGGTGTGGCTCAGGTCAATACCGCCATGACTCAGGTCAGTCAGGTGACGCAAAGCAACGCCTCCTCCAGTGAAGAGCTGGCGGCGACCGCGGAAGAATTGAGCAGCCAGGCCCAGCAACTGCAGCACATCATGGCGTTTTTCAAACTGGGCGACAGCAGCCCCAGAAGCGCTGCGCGGGCGGTTGTTCCGCGAGAAACGGCGCCCAAGAAAACCGCCAAGGTCAAGCCCTTGCGGGTGGTCAACAAGCCGGCGGCGGAAGCGCCGGAGCCGGACGAAGCGCATTTCATCCGTTTTTAA
- a CDS encoding chemotaxis protein CheW — translation MTQALEASAQPADSEQYLTFMQSGDMYAIPLLGVKEIIEYGGITQIPTLPNFIRGVINLRGRVVPVIDLGCRFGKAEREVTRRTCIIIVEVGSGEENQDMGVIVDSVSAVIDIPIANIQPPPAFGAKIRVDFIQGMWKADDRFVIVMDIDRVMSVDEITNLAEALQESVA, via the coding sequence ATGACTCAGGCATTGGAAGCAAGCGCTCAGCCTGCGGATAGTGAACAGTACCTCACGTTTATGCAGAGCGGGGACATGTACGCGATTCCCCTGCTGGGGGTGAAGGAAATCATCGAGTATGGCGGCATCACCCAGATTCCCACCTTGCCGAACTTCATTCGCGGGGTGATCAATCTGCGCGGCCGGGTAGTGCCGGTGATCGATTTAGGTTGTCGCTTCGGCAAAGCCGAAAGGGAGGTGACCCGGCGCACCTGCATTATCATTGTGGAAGTTGGCTCCGGGGAAGAGAACCAGGACATGGGCGTGATCGTAGACAGCGTGAGCGCGGTCATTGATATCCCCATCGCCAACATTCAGCCGCCCCCCGCGTTCGGCGCCAAGATCCGGGTGGATTTCATTCAGGGCATGTGGAAGGCCGACGATCGTTTCGTGATCGTCATGGATATTGACCGGGTAATGTCCGTGGATGAAATCACTAACCTGGCGGAGGCCTTGCAGGAGAGCGTGGCCTGA
- a CDS encoding protein-glutamate O-methyltransferase CheR, which yields MVKTVASGGVAPKSELYRIGDREFAIIKRFVHDAAGIFLTDAKKNLVTGRLAKRLQAHNLQSYGEYLRLIDVDAQERQIALNLLTTNETYFFREPQHFDYMQRHILPQRARGRAFRVWSAACSTGEEPYSIAMLLDDALGRTSWEILATDISTDVLTHAKRGCYSLQRAQHMPPNYLKRYCLKGVGPEDGNLLVDKKLRGVVQFRNLNLNATLPNVGQFDVIFLRNVMIYFQADTKRQLIAKLIQHLHKGGHLFIGRSESLNGVTEQLEQICPAVYRKP from the coding sequence ATGGTCAAAACCGTCGCCAGTGGAGGCGTTGCGCCGAAGTCTGAACTTTACCGGATCGGCGACAGGGAGTTCGCCATCATCAAACGCTTCGTGCATGACGCGGCGGGCATCTTTCTGACCGACGCCAAGAAGAATCTGGTCACGGGGCGCCTTGCCAAACGTCTGCAAGCGCATAATCTGCAAAGCTATGGCGAATATCTGAGGCTGATCGACGTCGATGCGCAAGAGCGCCAGATAGCGCTGAATCTGTTGACCACCAACGAAACCTATTTCTTTCGCGAACCTCAGCATTTTGACTACATGCAGCGGCATATTCTGCCCCAGCGCGCGCGGGGGCGGGCGTTTCGGGTGTGGAGCGCGGCCTGCTCCACGGGTGAGGAGCCCTACAGCATCGCCATGCTGCTGGATGACGCGCTGGGTCGGACGAGCTGGGAAATTCTGGCTACGGATATCTCCACCGATGTGCTCACCCACGCTAAACGCGGATGCTATTCCTTGCAGCGGGCGCAGCATATGCCGCCGAATTACCTTAAGCGCTATTGCCTGAAAGGGGTGGGGCCGGAGGATGGCAATCTGTTGGTGGACAAAAAATTGCGCGGGGTTGTGCAATTCAGAAATCTTAACTTAAACGCCACGCTGCCTAATGTGGGGCAGTTCGACGTGATTTTTTTACGCAATGTCATGATCTATTTTCAGGCGGACACCAAGCGTCAGCTGATCGCCAAGTTGATACAACATTTGCACAAAGGCGGTCACTTGTTCATCGGTCGATCGGAAAGCCTGAATGGCGTGACAGAGCAGCTTGAGCAAATATGTCCCGCCGTGTACCGCAAACCGTAA
- a CDS encoding chemotaxis protein CheD, producing MSRRVPQTVTTKPEEPLEIFLDAGELYLAEADTRIRSLLGEGGIITLWHPQLKLGGICHFKKVRMDPGEPTGRTLSAAYADAALSLLQLEMVRAGAPPRCFEAKLFVFDGAEADKTAKEAGRLLHDFGFKLALDHNGSGNLVFDIWNGDVWIQKDAPSMIDAGKAPQDILEVYLDPGEWYFSDADTRMKTLLGSCVAVVLWHPTKRLGGMCHYMLPQRNGAAPNQGLDGRYADEAMQLLVGALKKERTRPQEYEVKIFGGSSMLEGSSINVSKQNIEAAYRLLKQHGFRLVGEDLGGRAHRNLVFDVWSGDVWLRKGSQ from the coding sequence ATGTCCCGCCGTGTACCGCAAACCGTAACGACCAAGCCGGAGGAGCCCCTTGAGATATTCCTTGATGCGGGGGAGTTGTATCTGGCGGAGGCCGACACGCGCATTCGCAGCCTGCTCGGGGAAGGGGGAATCATCACCTTGTGGCACCCTCAATTGAAACTCGGGGGAATTTGCCATTTCAAGAAAGTGCGCATGGACCCTGGCGAGCCCACTGGACGAACGCTGAGCGCCGCCTATGCGGATGCGGCGCTGAGTCTGCTGCAACTGGAAATGGTGCGCGCCGGCGCGCCGCCTCGCTGCTTTGAGGCGAAACTGTTCGTCTTTGACGGAGCCGAGGCGGACAAGACGGCGAAAGAGGCGGGCAGACTGCTGCATGACTTTGGCTTCAAGCTGGCGCTGGATCATAACGGCAGCGGCAATCTGGTATTCGATATCTGGAACGGAGACGTTTGGATTCAGAAAGACGCCCCCAGCATGATCGACGCCGGCAAGGCGCCGCAGGACATTCTGGAAGTCTATCTGGATCCGGGGGAATGGTATTTCTCCGACGCGGACACCCGCATGAAGACGCTGCTGGGCTCCTGCGTGGCGGTGGTGTTATGGCATCCCACAAAGCGCCTGGGAGGCATGTGTCATTACATGCTTCCGCAACGTAACGGCGCAGCGCCCAACCAGGGGCTGGACGGTCGCTATGCGGATGAGGCGATGCAATTACTGGTGGGCGCCTTAAAGAAAGAGCGTACGCGGCCGCAGGAGTATGAAGTGAAAATATTCGGAGGCAGCTCTATGCTGGAAGGGTCCTCAATCAACGTGAGTAAACAAAATATCGAAGCGGCGTATCGCCTGCTTAAACAACATGGGTTTCGATTAGTCGGAGAAGACCTGGGCGGTCGGGCGCATCGCAATCTGGTGTTCGATGTCTGGAGCGGCGATGTGTGGCTGAGGAAGGGAAGCCAATGA
- a CDS encoding chemotaxis response regulator protein-glutamate methylesterase, whose product MNTKIKVMLVDDSAVVRQVLQQVLERDKNIEVIGAAADPIFAQSKMSKQWPDVIVLDVEMPRMDGITFLKKLMTERPTPVVMCSSLTSKGAQTSMKALAAGAVAVVAKPTVGVKEYLESAAGQLIMEIKAAAKANMRNMPTATSAPAQTVASPTKLSADAVIPLRSSGAMASTNKIVALGTSTGGTQALEYVLTRLPRNCPGIVIVQHMPEKFTAAFAERLNSICELEILEAESGVRVAPGRALIAPGGKHMLLRRNGAQYFVEIMSGPPVNRHRPSVDVLFRSVAQAAGRNALGVIMTGMGDDGAKGLLEMRNAGSLTIGQDERSCIVYGMPKEAAKIGAVAREISLDRIPQCILDMGASLTTSAQRG is encoded by the coding sequence ATGAACACTAAGATCAAGGTCATGCTGGTGGATGACTCGGCAGTGGTCAGGCAGGTGCTGCAGCAAGTGCTGGAGCGGGATAAAAATATCGAAGTGATCGGCGCGGCGGCGGACCCCATTTTCGCGCAATCGAAGATGAGCAAGCAGTGGCCCGATGTGATCGTCCTGGATGTGGAAATGCCCCGCATGGACGGCATCACTTTCCTGAAAAAACTGATGACGGAGCGACCCACGCCGGTAGTGATGTGCTCCAGTCTGACCAGTAAAGGCGCGCAGACCAGCATGAAAGCGCTGGCCGCTGGCGCAGTGGCGGTGGTGGCCAAACCTACTGTCGGCGTGAAGGAATACCTGGAGAGCGCCGCCGGACAGTTGATCATGGAGATCAAGGCGGCGGCGAAAGCCAATATGCGCAATATGCCGACCGCGACCAGCGCGCCGGCGCAGACTGTGGCGAGCCCCACCAAACTCTCCGCGGATGCGGTGATACCTTTACGCTCCAGCGGCGCCATGGCCTCTACAAATAAAATCGTCGCGCTGGGAACCTCTACCGGCGGCACCCAGGCGCTGGAGTATGTGCTGACGCGACTGCCCCGTAATTGTCCCGGTATCGTGATCGTGCAACACATGCCGGAAAAATTCACAGCGGCTTTCGCGGAACGCCTGAACAGCATCTGCGAGCTGGAAATCCTGGAGGCGGAAAGCGGCGTTCGGGTAGCGCCGGGACGCGCATTGATCGCCCCCGGCGGCAAGCATATGCTGTTGCGGCGTAATGGCGCGCAGTATTTTGTGGAGATCATGTCCGGGCCGCCGGTGAATCGTCATCGGCCATCCGTGGACGTGCTGTTCCGTTCAGTGGCTCAGGCGGCAGGCCGCAACGCCTTGGGGGTCATCATGACCGGCATGGGAGATGACGGCGCCAAAGGCTTGCTGGAGATGCGCAACGCCGGCTCCTTGACTATCGGCCAGGATGAGCGTTCCTGCATTGTTTACGGTATGCCCAAGGAGGCGGCGAAAATAGGCGCGGTGGCCCGGGAAATTTCCCTGGATCGTATACCTCAGTGCATTCTGGATATGGGGGCGTCTCTCACCACCAGCGCCCAGCGGGGGTAG
- a CDS encoding response regulator translates to MSDEKPHVMIVDDSPNDLHFLLENLKDDYAVQAATSAAKALQMAEKDPKLDVVLLDVTMPEMDGYECCRRLKANPVTQHMEVIFVSAHDTVEEKLAGYDAGGRDYLIKPTQPDVLRKKVRLAIQQMQQAKAGQEAQQAAMSTAMTAITVAGEQGIILEFLRRSMKVDTLADLAGLIIEKLEEFDLQGTVQINLENDKISHSSKGFVSPLESELLLKVKDQDQRLLEFNKRLLVNIPPFSLLVPKMPDDEEKKGRARDNLLLLLECAEFRRQGLENQILIDLVEGVLLDSRKALKDINHVRERQHKTAFQVLEQTLDELVMAYDSLALLESQEETLTKVVRTGLERTFRTYEEVTGLDDQLRAIIHRMENFRGS, encoded by the coding sequence ATGAGCGACGAAAAGCCCCATGTGATGATCGTCGACGATTCTCCGAATGATCTGCACTTCCTGCTGGAGAACCTGAAAGACGATTATGCCGTGCAAGCCGCCACCAGCGCCGCCAAAGCGTTGCAGATGGCGGAGAAGGATCCAAAGCTGGACGTAGTGCTGCTGGACGTGACCATGCCGGAAATGGACGGCTACGAATGTTGCCGGCGCCTGAAAGCGAATCCCGTCACGCAGCATATGGAAGTCATCTTCGTCTCCGCTCACGATACGGTGGAGGAAAAGCTGGCGGGATACGACGCCGGCGGCCGCGATTATTTGATCAAACCCACGCAGCCGGACGTGCTGCGCAAGAAAGTGCGTCTGGCGATCCAGCAAATGCAGCAGGCGAAAGCGGGCCAGGAAGCCCAGCAGGCGGCCATGTCCACCGCGATGACCGCCATCACCGTGGCGGGCGAGCAAGGGATTATTCTGGAATTTCTACGCCGTAGTATGAAGGTTGACACCCTGGCGGATCTGGCGGGCCTGATCATCGAGAAACTGGAGGAATTTGATTTGCAGGGCACTGTGCAAATCAATTTAGAGAACGACAAAATCAGCCACAGCAGCAAAGGCTTCGTCTCTCCCCTGGAGTCTGAGCTGCTGCTTAAAGTCAAAGATCAGGATCAGCGGCTGCTGGAGTTCAATAAACGCTTGCTGGTCAACATTCCCCCCTTCTCCCTGCTGGTGCCCAAAATGCCGGACGACGAAGAGAAGAAAGGTCGCGCCCGCGACAACCTGTTACTGCTATTGGAGTGCGCCGAGTTCCGTCGCCAGGGGCTGGAGAACCAGATATTGATCGACTTGGTGGAAGGCGTGTTGCTGGACAGCCGCAAAGCGTTGAAAGACATCAACCATGTCCGTGAACGTCAGCACAAAACAGCGTTCCAAGTATTAGAGCAGACCCTGGACGAGCTGGTGATGGCCTACGACAGTCTCGCGTTGCTGGAAAGCCAGGAGGAAACTCTGACCAAAGTGGTGCGCACAGGGCTGGAGCGCACCTTCAGAACCTACGAGGAAGTAACCGGGCTGGATGATCAGTTACGGGCCATCATCCACCGCATGGAAAATTTCCGGGGGTCGTAA
- a CDS encoding ATP-binding protein encodes MTKIAVLERALARERAARHQAEQLLELKASELYESHLLLEDALQKTAGMVHSLGDMVKDRTKKLEEARDEAMAANKAKSLFIANMSHEIRTPLNGVIGMLQAMMQGELSREQKARAKTAFTSGKLLLTVINDLLDFSKLEADKVNLERIPFSLGRLLDSCLPVVCSQASDKGLTLTLTLAAHLPDQIMGDPTRLKQIICNLLSNAVKFTKQGEVSLYCYPVEDRLMFGVADTGVGIPADRQQQIFEPFSQADDSHTRRYGGTGLGLSISSRLVEAMGGRLQVRSEPGVGADFYFSLPYLSLSIDGSTREPPPAPWADKPILLLAEESIAPFLKRGLRELGVDILAPSSSTEEALKALESAYRPFDLMLVHQQPPPQEILAWLRNKHGDQIPTAVRVFGVQVDLESGEALYSKIRSPIRPHDLFVLLQNHYVGENCRPCCLDDHDDDDNEQSWWFGGSKVLLAEDNVVNQEVAIDLLSSVGVKPDVVDNGLSAVHAVQGKDYDLILMDVQMPELNGLDATRAIRALGGRYQEIPILAMTAHAQQSDRDLSRDAGMNGHIVKPFAAEELFETLGHWLRSKTPAPAARENANAAPAGGHDIPSLPGLNITEALQRLGGRWSLFQRILSGFYEKWSDTPEELRILVEQNALGEIAIITHGLKGSGATIGAEALGKAAGAVESAARAGDQSQTRDLIAPLLKALEEVLTGLSRLEKNESAPAPSTLSKERRPLLPQLLQLRDYLESDLGQAQKSLAQLRATISDPPQLRALSELEEALFQFDIELAQTHLSQLIQTQGEPQ; translated from the coding sequence ATGACCAAGATCGCCGTACTTGAACGCGCTCTCGCCCGGGAGCGCGCCGCCCGTCATCAGGCGGAGCAATTGCTGGAGCTGAAGGCCAGCGAACTGTATGAAAGCCACCTGTTGCTGGAGGATGCGCTGCAGAAAACCGCTGGCATGGTGCACTCCCTGGGCGATATGGTCAAAGACCGCACCAAAAAGCTGGAAGAGGCGCGGGATGAGGCCATGGCGGCCAACAAAGCCAAAAGCCTGTTTATCGCCAATATGAGCCATGAAATCCGCACGCCCCTGAACGGGGTGATCGGCATGCTGCAGGCCATGATGCAAGGCGAACTGTCCCGTGAACAAAAAGCGCGCGCCAAAACCGCCTTCACCTCCGGCAAACTATTGCTGACAGTCATCAATGACCTGCTGGATTTCTCCAAGCTGGAGGCGGATAAGGTCAACCTGGAACGCATTCCCTTCTCGCTTGGTCGTCTGCTGGACAGTTGTCTGCCGGTCGTGTGCAGCCAAGCGTCCGATAAAGGGCTCACTTTGACGCTGACTCTGGCCGCCCATCTGCCGGATCAGATCATGGGAGACCCGACCCGACTCAAGCAGATCATCTGCAATCTGCTGTCCAACGCCGTGAAGTTCACCAAGCAGGGAGAAGTGTCGTTGTACTGTTACCCGGTGGAGGACCGCCTCATGTTCGGCGTGGCGGACACGGGCGTCGGCATTCCCGCAGATCGGCAGCAGCAGATTTTCGAGCCGTTCAGTCAGGCGGACGACTCTCATACCCGGCGCTACGGCGGCACTGGGCTGGGCCTGTCCATCAGCTCCCGGCTGGTGGAAGCCATGGGCGGTCGTCTGCAGGTGCGCAGCGAACCCGGCGTTGGAGCCGACTTCTACTTCTCCCTGCCTTATCTCTCCCTGTCTATTGACGGATCGACCCGGGAGCCGCCGCCGGCGCCCTGGGCGGACAAACCTATTCTATTGTTAGCGGAGGAATCCATTGCCCCGTTCCTTAAGCGAGGTCTGCGTGAGCTCGGCGTGGATATACTGGCTCCGTCCAGCTCCACGGAAGAAGCTCTGAAAGCCTTGGAAAGCGCCTACCGCCCCTTCGACCTGATGTTGGTTCACCAACAGCCGCCGCCGCAAGAAATCCTGGCCTGGCTACGTAACAAACACGGCGACCAGATTCCGACCGCCGTGCGGGTATTCGGCGTCCAGGTGGACCTGGAAAGCGGGGAAGCTCTGTACTCCAAAATACGCTCGCCCATTCGTCCTCATGATTTGTTCGTCCTGCTGCAAAACCATTACGTGGGCGAAAACTGTCGCCCCTGTTGCCTGGATGACCATGACGACGATGACAACGAGCAAAGCTGGTGGTTCGGCGGCTCCAAGGTGCTGCTGGCGGAGGACAACGTGGTCAATCAGGAAGTGGCCATCGACCTGCTCAGCTCCGTCGGCGTCAAGCCGGACGTGGTGGACAACGGTCTGTCCGCCGTTCACGCCGTACAGGGCAAAGACTACGACCTCATTCTGATGGATGTTCAGATGCCTGAGCTAAACGGACTCGACGCCACTCGCGCCATCCGCGCTTTGGGCGGACGCTATCAGGAGATCCCTATTCTGGCGATGACCGCTCACGCGCAGCAAAGCGATCGCGATCTGAGTCGTGACGCAGGCATGAACGGCCATATCGTCAAACCATTCGCCGCGGAGGAACTGTTCGAGACCCTGGGCCATTGGCTGCGCAGTAAAACCCCAGCGCCCGCGGCGCGAGAGAACGCCAATGCCGCGCCAGCCGGCGGTCACGATATCCCTTCTCTGCCCGGCCTCAATATCACAGAAGCCTTACAGCGCCTGGGAGGGCGGTGGTCGCTGTTCCAGCGCATTCTCAGCGGCTTTTATGAAAAGTGGTCAGACACGCCAGAAGAACTGCGAATCCTGGTGGAGCAGAACGCGCTGGGAGAAATCGCCATTATCACTCACGGCCTCAAAGGCAGCGGCGCGACCATTGGCGCCGAGGCCCTGGGCAAAGCCGCCGGCGCGGTGGAAAGCGCCGCCCGCGCTGGAGACCAGAGCCAAACCCGCGACCTGATAGCGCCGCTATTGAAAGCGCTGGAGGAAGTATTGACCGGGCTGTCCCGCCTGGAAAAAAACGAGTCCGCCCCCGCGCCCTCGACGCTCAGCAAAGAGCGACGTCCATTACTGCCCCAGTTGCTGCAGCTAAGAGACTATCTGGAAAGCGATCTGGGACAGGCGCAGAAATCCCTCGCCCAACTGCGCGCCACTATCAGTGATCCGCCTCAGCTCCGAGCGTTATCGGAGTTGGAGGAGGCGTTGTTTCAATTCGATATCGAGCTGGCTCAAACCCACTTATCCCAACTTATTCAGACTCAGGGTGAACCACAATGA
- a CDS encoding heme NO-binding domain-containing protein codes for MKGIVFTEFLQLVEDKFGLEEVDALIEESGVSGIYTSVGTYDHNEMVELLKTLSARHDAPIPDLLKTFGEHLFGRFYVLYPQFFKDIHGSFDFLSKIDVYIHQEVQKLYPDAELPRFDCTQPQPDKLFLLYYSTRHLEDLAEGLIRGALAHFNDGVVLSQRTEEKDHITFELNKIQ; via the coding sequence ATGAAAGGCATCGTTTTCACCGAATTTCTGCAACTGGTGGAGGATAAATTCGGGCTTGAGGAAGTCGACGCCCTTATTGAGGAATCCGGCGTATCAGGGATATACACCTCCGTAGGCACCTACGACCATAACGAAATGGTCGAACTGCTGAAAACGCTTAGCGCCCGTCACGACGCACCCATTCCTGACTTGCTGAAAACCTTCGGCGAACATCTCTTCGGCCGCTTCTATGTCCTGTATCCGCAGTTTTTCAAGGACATCCACGGCTCTTTCGACTTCCTCAGCAAAATCGACGTTTATATCCATCAGGAAGTACAGAAGCTCTATCCGGACGCGGAACTGCCGCGTTTCGACTGCACCCAGCCGCAGCCCGACAAGCTGTTCCTGCTCTATTATTCAACCCGACACCTGGAAGATCTGGCGGAAGGGTTGATACGGGGCGCGCTCGCCCACTTCAATGACGGAGTCGTATTAAGTCAGCGAACCGAGGAAAAGGACCATATCACCTTTGAGCTGAATAAAATCCAATGA
- a CDS encoding calcium/sodium antiporter — protein MMLALLAIVAGLALLVWSADRFVEGAAATAKHGGMPPLLIGMVIVGFGTSAPEMVVSALAASEGNPGLALGNGYGSNITNIALILGLVAIISPIAVHSQVLRKELPILAAITLLSAGLLWDGDLTRVDAAILLVVFAGLMGWTIREGMQQRSDALASEVDDEMIAHPMPLKNAIFWLVAGLVLLIVSSRILVWGAVTVAQSLGVSDLIIGLTVVAIGTSLPELASSLAAIRKGEHDLAIGNVIGSNLFNTLTVVGIAAAIHPLAVQPEVLYRDWALMAALTLALFVMGYGFKGKQGRINRVEGGILLAVYIAYTSYLGYTVVAAA, from the coding sequence ATGATGCTTGCATTGCTTGCTATTGTCGCCGGCCTGGCGTTGCTGGTTTGGAGCGCGGATCGATTTGTGGAGGGCGCCGCCGCGACGGCGAAGCATGGAGGCATGCCGCCCCTGTTGATAGGGATGGTGATCGTGGGGTTCGGCACATCCGCGCCGGAAATGGTGGTGTCGGCGCTGGCGGCGTCGGAGGGCAACCCCGGTCTGGCGCTGGGTAACGGCTACGGCTCCAACATCACCAACATTGCTTTGATTCTGGGCCTGGTGGCGATAATCAGTCCCATTGCCGTGCACTCGCAGGTATTGCGCAAAGAACTGCCGATTCTGGCGGCTATCACACTGTTATCCGCAGGCTTGTTATGGGACGGCGACCTGACCCGCGTGGATGCGGCGATTCTGCTGGTGGTGTTCGCTGGCCTGATGGGCTGGACCATTCGCGAAGGCATGCAACAGCGCTCCGATGCGCTGGCGTCTGAAGTGGACGACGAAATGATCGCGCACCCGATGCCGCTGAAAAACGCCATATTCTGGCTGGTCGCCGGTTTGGTTCTGTTGATCGTCAGCTCGCGCATTCTGGTGTGGGGCGCGGTCACTGTAGCGCAGAGTCTGGGCGTCAGCGACCTGATCATCGGGCTGACAGTCGTGGCCATCGGCACCTCGCTGCCAGAGCTGGCCTCGTCGCTGGCGGCGATCCGTAAAGGGGAGCATGATCTCGCCATCGGCAACGTCATCGGCTCTAATCTGTTCAACACTCTCACCGTTGTCGGCATCGCTGCGGCTATTCATCCTCTGGCAGTACAGCCGGAAGTCCTGTATCGCGACTGGGCCTTGATGGCCGCCCTCACCCTGGCGCTGTTCGTCATGGGCTACGGCTTCAAAGGCAAACAAGGCCGCATCAACCGCGTCGAAGGCGGCATTCTGCTCGCAGTGTACATCGCTTACACCAGCTACCTCGGCTACACCGTGGTGGCCGCTGCCTAA
- a CDS encoding SDR family NAD(P)-dependent oxidoreductase yields the protein MTQNCIVIVGASGAIGAALTHRFASAPNAQVFAFSRSPKTWEQINIEAGRLDFSDEDSIRQAAKFVAETGPVDRVIVTAGLLHTQTMRPEKALKELESANFEACFLANTIGPMLVAKHFLGALSHQRPAVFAALSARVGSISDNRLGGWYAYRSSKAALNMALKTASIEMARRNKQAIVVGLHPGTVASALSAPFLERVPPQQLFTPDQAAGHLMNVIEGLRPEDTGKLFAWDGSEIPF from the coding sequence CCAGCGCGCCCAACGCCCAAGTGTTTGCATTCTCCCGTTCGCCCAAAACCTGGGAACAGATCAACATCGAAGCGGGACGTCTGGATTTCAGCGATGAGGATTCGATTCGACAAGCCGCGAAATTCGTCGCGGAGACGGGGCCTGTCGATAGAGTGATCGTGACGGCGGGCCTCCTGCACACGCAGACTATGCGACCCGAGAAGGCGCTGAAAGAGCTAGAGAGCGCAAACTTTGAAGCCTGCTTTCTCGCCAACACCATTGGCCCGATGCTGGTCGCCAAACATTTTCTCGGCGCGTTAAGCCATCAGCGCCCAGCAGTTTTCGCCGCCTTATCCGCCAGAGTCGGCAGCATTTCCGATAACCGTTTAGGCGGCTGGTACGCTTATCGCAGCTCAAAAGCCGCCCTGAATATGGCTCTCAAAACCGCCAGCATCGAAATGGCGCGCCGCAACAAGCAGGCGATTGTGGTCGGCCTGCACCCCGGCACCGTCGCCAGCGCTCTCTCCGCCCCTTTTTTGGAACGCGTCCCACCACAGCAGCTTTTTACGCCGGACCAGGCCGCGGGCCATCTCATGAATGTCATCGAAGGATTGCGTCCGGAAGACACCGGTAAACTGTTCGCCTGGGACGGTAGTGAGATTCCGTTTTGA